A single Opisthocomus hoazin isolate bOpiHoa1 chromosome 1, bOpiHoa1.hap1, whole genome shotgun sequence DNA region contains:
- the LOC104337234 gene encoding potassium voltage-gated channel subfamily A member 1-like gives MEIALVTLENGGATAIAGGEDAEGGGGGGSARAGRRGDVPRMAGSAAAPRLSDGGEGARPAPAPAAGEERERAPAVPRGGGGRRGSAGGPGGRAAEMGPPEEGGHRRGMAMAAAGEEEEEAAAAANRVAMHHQRVLINISGLRFETQLGTLSQFPDTLLGDPDKRMRYFDPLRNEYFFDRNRPSFDGILYFYQSGGKLRRPVNVSIDVFADEIRFYQLGEEAMERFREDEGFIKEEEKPLPRNEFQRQVWLIFEYPESSGSARAIAIVSVLVILISIITFCLETLPEFRDERDMPVPLPPQSGGLNGTTGDSPPMQPPSSLSDPFFIIETTCVIWFTFELLVRFFACPSKPEFSRNIMNIIDIVAIIPYFITLGTELAHEQQQPGAGSSNGGGGQQQAMSLAILRVIRLVRVFRIFKLSRHSKGLQILGQTLKASMRELGLLIFFLFIGVILFSSAVYFAEADDPESHFSSIPDAFWWAVVTMTTVGYGDMRPVTVGGKIVGSLCAIAGVLTIALPVPVIVSNFSYFYHRETDHEEQAVLKDEHSSAQGSTAGGDAKRRSSRNSLNKSVVHLENSEGFNNGTSSLEKTNIKAKSNVDLRKSLYALCLDTNRETDL, from the coding sequence atGGAGATCGCGCTGGTGACTCTGGAGAACGGCGGCGCCACGGCCATCGCGGGAGGGGAGGAtgcggagggcggcggcggcggcggcagcgcccgggccgggcggcggggggacgtGCCCCGCATGGCCGGCtcggccgccgcgccgcggcTGAGCGACGGCGGGGAGGGCGCCCGGCCAGcgccggccccggcggcgggcgaggagcgggagcggGCCCCGGCGGTCCCCCGGGGAGGAGGCGGGAGGCGCGGCAgcgcgggcggccccggcggccgggcggcggagATGGGACCCCCGGAGGAGGGGGGGCACCGGCGGGGCatggccatggcggcggcgggcgaggaggaggaggaggcggcggcggcggcgaacCGGGTCGCCATGCATCACCAGCGGGTGCTGATCAACATCTCCGGGCTGCGGTTCGAGACGCAGCTGGGGACCCTCAGCCAGTTCCCCGACACGCTGCTGGGGGACCCCGACAAGCGCATGCGCTACTTCGACCCGCTCCGCAACGAGTACTTCTTCGACCGCAACCGGCCCAGCTTCGACGGGATCCTCTACTTCTACCAGTCCGGGGGCAAGCTCCGCCGGCCCGTCAACGTCTCCATCGACGTCTTCGCCGACGAGATCCGCTTCTACCAGCTGGGTGAGGAGGCCATGGAGCGCTTCCGGGAGGACGAGGGCTTCatcaaagaggaggagaagcccCTGCCCCGCAATGAGTTCCAGCGCCAGGTCTGGCTCATCTTTGAGTATCCCGAGAGCTCTGGCTCGGCCCGGGCCATCGCCATCGTCTCTGTGCTGGTCATCCTCATCTCCATCATCACCTTCTGCCTGGAGACGCTGCCAGAATTCAGGGACGAGAGGGACATGCCCGTGCCCCTGCCTCCACAAAGCGGAGGTTTGAATGGCACGACCGGGGACTCCCCACCCATGCAGCCACCCAGTAGCCTCTCTGACCCCTTCTTCATCATCGAGACCACCTGCGTGATCTGGTTCACCTTCGAGCTCCTCGTCCGCTTCTTCGCCTGCCCCAGCAAACCCGAGTTCTCCCGCAACATCATGAACATCATCGACATCGTGGCCATCATCCCCTACTTCATCACCCTGGGCACCGAGCTGGCccatgagcagcagcagcccggggcTGGCAGTAGCAATGGGGGCGGGGGCCAGCAGCAAGCCATGTCCCTGGCCATCCTCAGAGTCATCCGCCTGGTCAGAGTCTTCAGGATCTTCAAGCTCTCCAGGCACTCCAAGGGGCTGCAGATCTTGGGACAGACTTTGAAAGCCAgcatgagggagctgggcctccTCATCTTCTTCCTCTTTATTGGGGTGATCCTCTTCTCCAGTGCTGTCTACTTTGCAGAGGCCGATGACCCCGAGTCTCAtttctccagcatccctgatGCTTTCTGGTGGGCAGTGGTAACCATGACCACCGTGGGCTATGGGGATATGCGACCTGTCACCGTGGGGGGCAAGATTGTGGGTTCCTTGTGTGCCATCGCGGGTGTGCTCACCAtcgccctgcctgtccctgtcatCGTGTCCAACTTCAGTTACTTCTACCACCGAGAGACTGATCATGAAGAGCAAGCTGTCCTCAAAGACGAACACAGTAGCGCTCAGGGCAGCACAGCGGGGGGAGATGCAAAGAGAAGATCCAGTAGAAACTCTCTGAACAAATCTGTTGTGCACTTGGAAAACAGTGAGGGGTTCAACAATGGCACCAGCTCCTTAGAGAAGACCAATATCAAAGCAAAAAGTAATGTAGATCTCAGAAAATCCCTCTATGCTCTCTGTCTGGACACCAATAGGGAAACAGACCTGTAA